A region of Drosophila suzukii chromosome 2L, CBGP_Dsuzu_IsoJpt1.0, whole genome shotgun sequence DNA encodes the following proteins:
- the swm gene encoding zinc finger protein swm isoform X2: MILENSDKLKDWLSVVLEPLCDADSSALARYVIALLKKDKSDKDLKRIMIEQLDVFLSEETTRFVERLFDAIASEEYLTVPAAPLITASSASANELDLDQELALAIDGAQDIEAVLAADSPPPPPKDNVINPDSNQVKLEQVSHDAREAEALAFISQEAGIGSQPDVKPAFDHKTKESHNPQSASNYQHHHVRSASPPGRSSGVSGTGGGGAGGAALAAGYADKENQPRDSRRRRASLRSRSRSRSRSNERAFRRSRSRDRRVNDREKTQRQFRNKSPPGSQTDNRHHGRRNFDRRRIGGNADERPRFGNNKSRRSHSRSMSPDRNARRNQSSPERVQAAQPNQVPAPVAAPTPVEHPAAHPRQRCRDFDEKGYCVRGETCPWDHGINPVVFEGINNSALMMSMREYNPDAPEIWARGGAPPPGAGQGTVPPPTQPGQTTINPFTGNVRPSTLMSGSGPNGPMGVPNPADYARNPGAPPQSAMMPFPFNPTAVTTPLQRQLIPIPVVDGAPSGGVAEVGKRRFELEDTVAIADVPTKRKVPINSRLGPRVNPNMQQHNSSLELRKVPRGLNTIAHLNNHFAKFGKIVNIQVSYEGDPEAAIVTFSTHAEANVAYRSTEAVLNNRFIKVFWHNDSSGADVGQMNQMGGGGGGRKNASQYHLHNVPAVPTPNADSAKISNANPLTEAGAGNIGTPTTEQASTAAPASMRLKLNTTTPGGAAGGPGAGGAASGRPMNPTANAASIRKKQEEQQKAVHQLANGLRKRKQELLQSYMKQMKTALELVERMDQQDAQRAPTLQTIKVLQMTIDKLGKEIQAEQDQLQAQIHQQQQQQQPPVKKTKEQQKKELLDMELELIAQQQEGNDTTAIQKRLEELQRNLGVGGGPGANNKSPHFAAASGAPGGGAGRKRPNLPEGPTRVDRRPKAIVVTGFAAEEADFVLGHFKNFGEISKHDVDREIPQLILSYATRLNAEQAVLRGKMYKDKRLQISWAPVVTPAPVPMAAPVEKSTAPVAMAVSLENPKQLIQSVSESESLLGSDTLPELRLEDEEEDEESEDRSWRR, from the exons ATGATTCTGGAGAATTCCGACAAGCTCAAGGATTGGCTGAGCGTGGTCCTGGAGCCACT CTGCGATGCAGACTCCTCGGCCTTGGCGCGCTATGTCATCGCGCTGCTGAAAAAGGATAAATCGGATAAGGACCTCAAGCGGATCATGATCGAGCAGCTTGATGTTTTCCTGTCCGAGGAGACGACGCGCTTCGTGGAGCGCCTCTTCGATGCCATTGCCAGCGAGGAGTACCTGACGGTGCCTGCCGCCCCCCTGATAACGGCCTCCAGTGCCTCCGCCAATGAGCTGGATCTCGACCAGGAACTGGCCCTGGCCATTGATGGGGCCCAGGATATCGAGGCCGTGCTGGCCGCCGATTCCCCGCCGCCGCCACCTAAAGACAATGTGATAAACCCAGATAGCAATCAGGTCAAGTTGGAGCAGGTCAGCCACGACGCCAGAGAAGCCGAGGCGTTGGCCTTTATCAGCCAGGAAGCGGGCATTGGATCGCAGCCAGATGTCAAGCCAGCCTTCGAT CACAAAACCAAAGAGTCCCACAATCCACAGTCCGCCTCCAACTACCAACACCACCATGTGCGCAGTGCCAGTCCACCTGGCAGGAGCAGCGGCGTCAGCGGgactggaggaggaggagctggCGGAGCAGCTCTGGCAGCGGGATATGCTGACAAGGAAAACCAGCCGCGTGACAGTCGCCGGCGACGTGCCTCCCTTCGGTCCCGTTCTCGCTCTCGGTCGCGTTCTAACGAGCGCGCCTTTCGGCGATCCAGGTCACGCGACCGTCGGGTGAACGACCGCGAGAAAACACAACGACAGTTCCGCAACAAATCCCCGCCAGGCTCTCAGACCGACAATCGGCATCACGGCCGGCGCAACTTTGATCGCCGGCGCATCGGAGGAAATGCAGATGAACGTCCACGTTTTGGAAACAACAAGAGCCGACGCTCCCACAGTCGATCCATGTCGCCTGATCGAAACGCTCGTCGCAACCAGAGCTCCCCGGAGCGAGTGCAAGCAGCCCAACCCAATCAAGTTCCCGCTCCAGTGGCGGCACCTACGCCCGTAGAACATCCGGCTGCCCATCCTCGCCAGCGCTGTCGCGACTTTGACGAGAAGGGTTACTGTGTCCGGGGCGAGACATGTCCCTGGGATCACGGCATCAACCCGGTAGTGTTCGAGGGCATCAACAACTCAGCCCTTATGATGTCTATGCGTGAGTACAATCCGGATGCGCCCGAAATATGGGCGCGGGGCGGTGCACCGCCACCAGGAGCTGGTCAGGGAACTGTGCCTCCGCCAACGCAGCCGGGCCAGACCACCATTAATCCGTTCACCGGTAATGTTCGACCAAGTACTCTGATGAGCGGCTCTGGGCCCAATGGACCGATGGGTGTTCCCAATCCCGCTGACTATGCCCGCAATCCAGGCGCTCCGCCACAGTCTGCCATGATGCCATTCCCGTTCAATCCCACTGCTGTGACTACTCCATTGCAGCGTCAACTGATACCCATTCCCGTGGTTGATGGCGCTCCGTCGGGCGGCGTTGCAGAGGTTGGTAAGCGACGTTTCGAGCTGGAGGATACGGTGGCCATTGCCGATGTGCCCACGAAGCGAAAGGTGCCAATCAACAGTCGCCTTGGTCCACGGGTTAATCCCAATATGCAGCAGCACAATAGCTCGCTGGAGCTTCGGAAGGTGCCGCGTGGATTGAATACCATCGCCCATTTGAACAACCACTTCGCCAAGTTTGGCAAGATCGTTAACATCCAGGTTTCGTACGAGGGAGACCCAGAGGCAGCTATTGTGACTTTCTCCACCCATGCGGAAGCGAATGTGGCCTACAGGAGCACCGAGGCGGTGCTGAACAATCGATTCATCAAGGTCTTCTGGCACAACGACAGCAGCGGTGCGGATGTGGGCCAGATGAATCAGATGGGCGGAGGAGGCGGTGGCAGGAAAAACGCGAGCCAGTATCATCTGCATAACGTTCCAGCAGTGCCCACGCCCAATGCTGACAGTGCGAAGATCAGCAATGCCAATCCTCTGACCGAAGCGGGGGCGGGCAACATTGGCACCCCTACGACGGAGCAGGCCAGCACAGCAGCTCCCGCCTCCATGCGTCTCAAGCTGAACACGACGACACCGGGCGGCGCAGCTGGAGGACCAGGTGCGGGTGGAGCTGCTTCGGGTCGTCCCATGAATCCGACCGCTAATGCAGCCAGCATACGCAAGAAACAGGAGGAACAGCAGAAAGCGGTTCATCAATTGGCCAACGGGCTGCGCAAGCGCAAACAGGAATTGCTTCAGAGCTACATGAAACAGATGAAGACTGCTTTGGAACTCGTAGAGCGCATGGACCAGCAGGATGCCCAAAGGGCCCCAACCCTGCAGACAATCAAAGTGCTGCAGATGACAATCGATAAACTAGGCAAGGAAATCCAGGCCGAACAAGATCAATTGCAGGCACAAATCcatcaacaacagcagcagcaacagccacCCGTCAAGAAGACCAAGGAGCAGCAGAAGAAGGAGTTGCTTGACATGGAGCTGGAGCTGATCGCCCAACAGCAAGAGGGTAACGACACCACTGCCATACAGAAGCGTCTGGAGGAGCTGCAGCGCAATCTGGGCGTTGGCGGAGGCCCAGGCGCAAACAACAAGTCTCCCCACTTTGCGGCAGCTTCAGGGGCACCCGGTGGCGGAGCAGGACGCAAGCGTCCAAATCTGCCGGAGGGACCCACGCGCGTCGATAGGCGACCAAAGGCTATTGTGGTCACTGGCTTTGCGGCCGAGGAGGCAGACTTTGTCCTGGGGCACTTTAAG AACTTTGGCGAGATTTCCAAGCATGATGTAGACCGTGAGATTCCACAGTTAATACTCTCTTATGCGACCCGTCTCAATGCCGAACAGGCCGTGCTCCGGGGAAAAATGTACAAAGACAAGCGTCTGCAG ATTTCGTGGGCGCCCGTGGTGACACCCGCACCGGTTCCGATGGCGGCCCCGGTTGAGAAGTCCACTGCACCCGTTGCCATGGCCGTTAGCCTAGAGAACCCAAAACAGTTGATCCAGTCCGTCAGCGAGAGCGAGAGTCTGTTGGGCAGCGACACGCTGCCGGAGCTGCGTCTAGAGgatgaggaggaggacgaggagTCCGAGGATCGTTCCTGGCGTCGTTGA
- the swm gene encoding zinc finger protein swm isoform X1: MILENSDKLKDWLSVVLEPLCDADSSALARYVIALLKKDKSDKDLKRIMIEQLDVFLSEETTRFVERLFDAIASEEYLTVPAAPLITASSASANELDLDQELALAIDGAQDIEAVLAADSPPPPPKDNVINPDSNQVKLEQVSHDAREAEALAFISQEAGIGSQPDVKPAFDQHKTKESHNPQSASNYQHHHVRSASPPGRSSGVSGTGGGGAGGAALAAGYADKENQPRDSRRRRASLRSRSRSRSRSNERAFRRSRSRDRRVNDREKTQRQFRNKSPPGSQTDNRHHGRRNFDRRRIGGNADERPRFGNNKSRRSHSRSMSPDRNARRNQSSPERVQAAQPNQVPAPVAAPTPVEHPAAHPRQRCRDFDEKGYCVRGETCPWDHGINPVVFEGINNSALMMSMREYNPDAPEIWARGGAPPPGAGQGTVPPPTQPGQTTINPFTGNVRPSTLMSGSGPNGPMGVPNPADYARNPGAPPQSAMMPFPFNPTAVTTPLQRQLIPIPVVDGAPSGGVAEVGKRRFELEDTVAIADVPTKRKVPINSRLGPRVNPNMQQHNSSLELRKVPRGLNTIAHLNNHFAKFGKIVNIQVSYEGDPEAAIVTFSTHAEANVAYRSTEAVLNNRFIKVFWHNDSSGADVGQMNQMGGGGGGRKNASQYHLHNVPAVPTPNADSAKISNANPLTEAGAGNIGTPTTEQASTAAPASMRLKLNTTTPGGAAGGPGAGGAASGRPMNPTANAASIRKKQEEQQKAVHQLANGLRKRKQELLQSYMKQMKTALELVERMDQQDAQRAPTLQTIKVLQMTIDKLGKEIQAEQDQLQAQIHQQQQQQQPPVKKTKEQQKKELLDMELELIAQQQEGNDTTAIQKRLEELQRNLGVGGGPGANNKSPHFAAASGAPGGGAGRKRPNLPEGPTRVDRRPKAIVVTGFAAEEADFVLGHFKNFGEISKHDVDREIPQLILSYATRLNAEQAVLRGKMYKDKRLQISWAPVVTPAPVPMAAPVEKSTAPVAMAVSLENPKQLIQSVSESESLLGSDTLPELRLEDEEEDEESEDRSWRR; encoded by the exons ATGATTCTGGAGAATTCCGACAAGCTCAAGGATTGGCTGAGCGTGGTCCTGGAGCCACT CTGCGATGCAGACTCCTCGGCCTTGGCGCGCTATGTCATCGCGCTGCTGAAAAAGGATAAATCGGATAAGGACCTCAAGCGGATCATGATCGAGCAGCTTGATGTTTTCCTGTCCGAGGAGACGACGCGCTTCGTGGAGCGCCTCTTCGATGCCATTGCCAGCGAGGAGTACCTGACGGTGCCTGCCGCCCCCCTGATAACGGCCTCCAGTGCCTCCGCCAATGAGCTGGATCTCGACCAGGAACTGGCCCTGGCCATTGATGGGGCCCAGGATATCGAGGCCGTGCTGGCCGCCGATTCCCCGCCGCCGCCACCTAAAGACAATGTGATAAACCCAGATAGCAATCAGGTCAAGTTGGAGCAGGTCAGCCACGACGCCAGAGAAGCCGAGGCGTTGGCCTTTATCAGCCAGGAAGCGGGCATTGGATCGCAGCCAGATGTCAAGCCAGCCTTCGAT CAGCACAAAACCAAAGAGTCCCACAATCCACAGTCCGCCTCCAACTACCAACACCACCATGTGCGCAGTGCCAGTCCACCTGGCAGGAGCAGCGGCGTCAGCGGgactggaggaggaggagctggCGGAGCAGCTCTGGCAGCGGGATATGCTGACAAGGAAAACCAGCCGCGTGACAGTCGCCGGCGACGTGCCTCCCTTCGGTCCCGTTCTCGCTCTCGGTCGCGTTCTAACGAGCGCGCCTTTCGGCGATCCAGGTCACGCGACCGTCGGGTGAACGACCGCGAGAAAACACAACGACAGTTCCGCAACAAATCCCCGCCAGGCTCTCAGACCGACAATCGGCATCACGGCCGGCGCAACTTTGATCGCCGGCGCATCGGAGGAAATGCAGATGAACGTCCACGTTTTGGAAACAACAAGAGCCGACGCTCCCACAGTCGATCCATGTCGCCTGATCGAAACGCTCGTCGCAACCAGAGCTCCCCGGAGCGAGTGCAAGCAGCCCAACCCAATCAAGTTCCCGCTCCAGTGGCGGCACCTACGCCCGTAGAACATCCGGCTGCCCATCCTCGCCAGCGCTGTCGCGACTTTGACGAGAAGGGTTACTGTGTCCGGGGCGAGACATGTCCCTGGGATCACGGCATCAACCCGGTAGTGTTCGAGGGCATCAACAACTCAGCCCTTATGATGTCTATGCGTGAGTACAATCCGGATGCGCCCGAAATATGGGCGCGGGGCGGTGCACCGCCACCAGGAGCTGGTCAGGGAACTGTGCCTCCGCCAACGCAGCCGGGCCAGACCACCATTAATCCGTTCACCGGTAATGTTCGACCAAGTACTCTGATGAGCGGCTCTGGGCCCAATGGACCGATGGGTGTTCCCAATCCCGCTGACTATGCCCGCAATCCAGGCGCTCCGCCACAGTCTGCCATGATGCCATTCCCGTTCAATCCCACTGCTGTGACTACTCCATTGCAGCGTCAACTGATACCCATTCCCGTGGTTGATGGCGCTCCGTCGGGCGGCGTTGCAGAGGTTGGTAAGCGACGTTTCGAGCTGGAGGATACGGTGGCCATTGCCGATGTGCCCACGAAGCGAAAGGTGCCAATCAACAGTCGCCTTGGTCCACGGGTTAATCCCAATATGCAGCAGCACAATAGCTCGCTGGAGCTTCGGAAGGTGCCGCGTGGATTGAATACCATCGCCCATTTGAACAACCACTTCGCCAAGTTTGGCAAGATCGTTAACATCCAGGTTTCGTACGAGGGAGACCCAGAGGCAGCTATTGTGACTTTCTCCACCCATGCGGAAGCGAATGTGGCCTACAGGAGCACCGAGGCGGTGCTGAACAATCGATTCATCAAGGTCTTCTGGCACAACGACAGCAGCGGTGCGGATGTGGGCCAGATGAATCAGATGGGCGGAGGAGGCGGTGGCAGGAAAAACGCGAGCCAGTATCATCTGCATAACGTTCCAGCAGTGCCCACGCCCAATGCTGACAGTGCGAAGATCAGCAATGCCAATCCTCTGACCGAAGCGGGGGCGGGCAACATTGGCACCCCTACGACGGAGCAGGCCAGCACAGCAGCTCCCGCCTCCATGCGTCTCAAGCTGAACACGACGACACCGGGCGGCGCAGCTGGAGGACCAGGTGCGGGTGGAGCTGCTTCGGGTCGTCCCATGAATCCGACCGCTAATGCAGCCAGCATACGCAAGAAACAGGAGGAACAGCAGAAAGCGGTTCATCAATTGGCCAACGGGCTGCGCAAGCGCAAACAGGAATTGCTTCAGAGCTACATGAAACAGATGAAGACTGCTTTGGAACTCGTAGAGCGCATGGACCAGCAGGATGCCCAAAGGGCCCCAACCCTGCAGACAATCAAAGTGCTGCAGATGACAATCGATAAACTAGGCAAGGAAATCCAGGCCGAACAAGATCAATTGCAGGCACAAATCcatcaacaacagcagcagcaacagccacCCGTCAAGAAGACCAAGGAGCAGCAGAAGAAGGAGTTGCTTGACATGGAGCTGGAGCTGATCGCCCAACAGCAAGAGGGTAACGACACCACTGCCATACAGAAGCGTCTGGAGGAGCTGCAGCGCAATCTGGGCGTTGGCGGAGGCCCAGGCGCAAACAACAAGTCTCCCCACTTTGCGGCAGCTTCAGGGGCACCCGGTGGCGGAGCAGGACGCAAGCGTCCAAATCTGCCGGAGGGACCCACGCGCGTCGATAGGCGACCAAAGGCTATTGTGGTCACTGGCTTTGCGGCCGAGGAGGCAGACTTTGTCCTGGGGCACTTTAAG AACTTTGGCGAGATTTCCAAGCATGATGTAGACCGTGAGATTCCACAGTTAATACTCTCTTATGCGACCCGTCTCAATGCCGAACAGGCCGTGCTCCGGGGAAAAATGTACAAAGACAAGCGTCTGCAG ATTTCGTGGGCGCCCGTGGTGACACCCGCACCGGTTCCGATGGCGGCCCCGGTTGAGAAGTCCACTGCACCCGTTGCCATGGCCGTTAGCCTAGAGAACCCAAAACAGTTGATCCAGTCCGTCAGCGAGAGCGAGAGTCTGTTGGGCAGCGACACGCTGCCGGAGCTGCGTCTAGAGgatgaggaggaggacgaggagTCCGAGGATCGTTCCTGGCGTCGTTGA
- the Ctu2 gene encoding cytoplasmic tRNA 2-thiolation protein 2 isoform X2, whose translation MCSIGEDDFGDEGAAHAMVAESLPSGIVLSPGDCNKCGVTSSELYKLNFRTAECRDCFLAYARHKFRAALGAAKILPRNAEVLLVLDGSAESLVLLDMLHFAQTQNTFKRLHCNARVVYVEDQQVQGRDPVDIEELRNLSTQYEPFEFHMIKLGSLPNSLQRIKDYNTSPNKTNELDQKLHKLRSLTARQDYLQQQRKNLVASVAQELQCTHVFEPSISVDLATQLLTAIALGRGGSAALDVALLDDRLAGDVKLLRPLKDLNEQEIQFYIHAQRLKPLIQSGSRYGQERGQTASLQNLTTAFVANLQQNYASTVSTVFRTGDKIAVNAHPEQTSCVHCQSSLDSTLSDTLLAIEYSRSVSEAGVGLYKNGEDLEGLAKKRLQSEDGLCHACRGIQAELESAWC comes from the exons ATGTGCAGCATAGGCGAAGATGATTTTGGAGACGAGGGAGCCGCCCACGCCATGGTGGCGGAATCCCTGCCATCGGGAATCGTCCTTAGCCCAGGGGATTGCAACAAATGCGGAGTAACCTCCAGCGAACTCTACAAACTCAACTTCCGGACAGCGGAGTGCCGTGACTGCTTTCTGGCGTACGCAAGGCACAAGTTCCGGGCAGCGCTGGGTGCAGCCAAGATCCTGCCCAGAAACGCCGAGGTTCTCCTAGTTCTGGACGGCTCTGCGGAGTCCCTGGTGCTCCTGGACATGCTACACTTCGCACAAACCCAAAACACGTTCAAAAGACTTCATTGCAATGCACGTGTGGTTTACGTGGAGGATCAGCAGGTGCAGGGGCGTGATCCTGTGGACATCGAAGAGCTCCGAAATCTATCCACACAATATGAACCCTTTGAGTTCCATATGATTAAGCTGGGGTCTTTGCCCAACTCCCTGCAAAGGATCAAGGACTACAATACTTCCCCCAATAAAACTAACGAGCTTGACCAGAAGCTCCACAAATTGCGCAGCCTGACAGCTCGCCAGGATTACCTGCAGCAGCAGCGCAAGAACCTGGTTGCTTCGGTGGCGCAGGAGCTGCAATGCACTCATGTTTTTGAGCCCAGCATAAGTGTGGATTTGGCCACCCAGTTGCTGACTGCGATAGCACTGGGACGTGGTGGCAGTGCCGCCTTGGATGTGGCTCTCCTCGACGATCGGCTGGCTGGCGATGTCAAATTGTTGCGACCCCTCAAAGATCTAAACGAGCaggaaattcaattttatatACATGCTCAGCGACTGAAGCCACTTATCCAGAGTGGCTCACGTTATGGCCAGGAGCGTGGACAGACTGCCAGTCTACAGAACCTCACGACCGCCTTTGTGGCTAACCTGCAGCAAAACTATGCTTCCACCGTATCCACAGTGTTTCGAACTGGAGACAAAATAGCCGTCAATGCCCATCCGGAGCAGACCTCTTGTGTTCACTGCCAGTCTTCTCTGGATTCCACACTTTCCGACACTCTGCTGGCCATCGAGTACTCTAGATCCGTTTCAGAGGCCGGTGTGGGTCTGTACAAAAACGGAGAAGACCTCGAAGGCTTGGCCAAGAAGCGACTGCAGTCGGAGGACGGCCTGTGTCACGCCTGTCGCGGTATACAGGCGGAATTGGAGAGCG CTTGGTGTTAA
- the Ctu2 gene encoding cytoplasmic tRNA 2-thiolation protein 2 isoform X1: MCSIGEDDFGDEGAAHAMVAESLPSGIVLSPGDCNKCGVTSSELYKLNFRTAECRDCFLAYARHKFRAALGAAKILPRNAEVLLVLDGSAESLVLLDMLHFAQTQNTFKRLHCNARVVYVEDQQVQGRDPVDIEELRNLSTQYEPFEFHMIKLGSLPNSLQRIKDYNTSPNKTNELDQKLHKLRSLTARQDYLQQQRKNLVASVAQELQCTHVFEPSISVDLATQLLTAIALGRGGSAALDVALLDDRLAGDVKLLRPLKDLNEQEIQFYIHAQRLKPLIQSGSRYGQERGQTASLQNLTTAFVANLQQNYASTVSTVFRTGDKIAVNAHPEQTSCVHCQSSLDSTLSDTLLAIEYSRSVSEAGVGLYKNGEDLEGLAKKRLQSEDGLCHACRGIQAELESGKFLVLTSGWSGK, from the exons ATGTGCAGCATAGGCGAAGATGATTTTGGAGACGAGGGAGCCGCCCACGCCATGGTGGCGGAATCCCTGCCATCGGGAATCGTCCTTAGCCCAGGGGATTGCAACAAATGCGGAGTAACCTCCAGCGAACTCTACAAACTCAACTTCCGGACAGCGGAGTGCCGTGACTGCTTTCTGGCGTACGCAAGGCACAAGTTCCGGGCAGCGCTGGGTGCAGCCAAGATCCTGCCCAGAAACGCCGAGGTTCTCCTAGTTCTGGACGGCTCTGCGGAGTCCCTGGTGCTCCTGGACATGCTACACTTCGCACAAACCCAAAACACGTTCAAAAGACTTCATTGCAATGCACGTGTGGTTTACGTGGAGGATCAGCAGGTGCAGGGGCGTGATCCTGTGGACATCGAAGAGCTCCGAAATCTATCCACACAATATGAACCCTTTGAGTTCCATATGATTAAGCTGGGGTCTTTGCCCAACTCCCTGCAAAGGATCAAGGACTACAATACTTCCCCCAATAAAACTAACGAGCTTGACCAGAAGCTCCACAAATTGCGCAGCCTGACAGCTCGCCAGGATTACCTGCAGCAGCAGCGCAAGAACCTGGTTGCTTCGGTGGCGCAGGAGCTGCAATGCACTCATGTTTTTGAGCCCAGCATAAGTGTGGATTTGGCCACCCAGTTGCTGACTGCGATAGCACTGGGACGTGGTGGCAGTGCCGCCTTGGATGTGGCTCTCCTCGACGATCGGCTGGCTGGCGATGTCAAATTGTTGCGACCCCTCAAAGATCTAAACGAGCaggaaattcaattttatatACATGCTCAGCGACTGAAGCCACTTATCCAGAGTGGCTCACGTTATGGCCAGGAGCGTGGACAGACTGCCAGTCTACAGAACCTCACGACCGCCTTTGTGGCTAACCTGCAGCAAAACTATGCTTCCACCGTATCCACAGTGTTTCGAACTGGAGACAAAATAGCCGTCAATGCCCATCCGGAGCAGACCTCTTGTGTTCACTGCCAGTCTTCTCTGGATTCCACACTTTCCGACACTCTGCTGGCCATCGAGTACTCTAGATCCGTTTCAGAGGCCGGTGTGGGTCTGTACAAAAACGGAGAAGACCTCGAAGGCTTGGCCAAGAAGCGACTGCAGTCGGAGGACGGCCTGTGTCACGCCTGTCGCGGTATACAGGCGGAATTGGAGAGCGGTAAATT CTTGGTGTTAACAAGTGGCTGGAGTGGCAAATGA
- the LOC108021064 gene encoding acyl-coenzyme A diphosphatase NUDT19, with amino-acid sequence MGATTQTGTYRPSASLILAAKQDSLEEYDYSLLLIKRTEGTSYALNHCVFPGGVFDPKEDESLEWITYFKSFGVTDEQLKMLSHSQNTPRPEFLSGGEHFPRDIALRLTALRESFEEVGILLCTSQTDFMEWDSKSCHPRTLLLEPGERSEWQHRVHNDASQFLELCRHLNVIPNLWSLQEWSIWRTAATANRKYDTVYYISALDEQAKNISLLLEPHEVASAHWMSPAEAWTSSQTGVIWLPFMLLYDIARLMNLHSWQELLNFARQRSSRGGTMLQPVYYRCDDCMFGVLPGDELYPMEPGACTQTNILSGSVNELHRKAKQYNRYIVYDFHHVVLASNVPPCDGHLPLQPLVNTKLAKL; translated from the exons atgggagctactACACAAACTGGAACCTACAGACCTTCGGCTAGCCTAATACTGGCTGCCAAACAGGATTCTTTAGAGGAATACGACTATAGT TTACTGTTGATAAAACGAACTGAAGGTACTTCTTATGCACTGAATCACTGCGTCTTCCCAGGTGGCGTCTTCGATCCGAAAGAGGATGAATCTTTGGAATGGATTACTTATTTTAAATCCTTTGGGGTGACCGATGAGCAGCTGAAAATGCTCAGTCACAGTCAGAATACTCCCAGGCCTGAATTTCTATCTGGCGGAGAGCACTTTCCAAGGGACATTGCATTGCGACTGACTGCACTGAGAGAATCTTTCGAGGAGGTGGGCATCCTGTTATGCACTAGTCAGACTGATTTCATGGAGTGGGATTCCAAATCATGTCATCCTCGTACATTACTCCTCGAGCCAGGCGAGCGCTCTGAGTGGCAGCATCGAGTTCACAATGATGCCTCCCAGTTCCTGGAACTCTGCAGGCATCTTAATGTTATTCCCAACCTCTGGTCTCTCCAGGAATGGTCCATTTGGAGAACAGCAGCCACAGCCAATCGGAAATATGACACTGTATACTACATCTCTGCGCTGGATGAACAGGCCAAGAATATTAGTCTTCTGCTGGAACCGCACGAGGTAGCCTCCGCCCATTGGATGAGTCCAGCGGAAGCATGGACGAGCTCACAAACTGGCGTCATTTGGCTGCCATTTATGCTGCTCTACGACATCGCTCGTCTGATGAACTTGCATAGCTGGCAGGAGCTTCTCAACTTTGCCCGCCAACGGAGTTCCCGAGGTGGCACAATGCTGCAGCCCGTTTACTACCGCTGCGATGACTGCATGTTTGGAGTACTTCCTGGAGATGAACTTTATCCCATGGAACCTGGCGCCTGCACACAAACCAATATCTTGTCGGGATCGGTGAACGAACTTCATCGAAAGGCCAAGCAATACAATCGCTACATAGTCTACGATTTTCACCACGTCGTGCTGGCTTCCAATGTCCCGCCCTGCGATGGTCATTTGCCACTCCAGCCACTTGTTAACACCAAGCTAGCAAAGTTGTAG
- the LOC108021066 gene encoding acyl-coenzyme A diphosphatase NUDT19, whose translation MYYLNMSKVLPKIRSSSSLILLAKDQSAKTKSFDYNALLLTRTQKSSFMPESSVFPGGVCDVTDSSPAWLDHFRRNEISANKLQNISNVKGPRPEIFQYKEDKETIDPSLALRLTALRETFEELGILLCRDSKSLTSTSGYGKFYDQFDRVHWQHIVHNDASQFLELCKQLEVLPDVWSLHDWSVWRTPSTFKKRFETAFFVTALEQEPSVLIEPNEVKDCAWRSPLDFLQACLRKELWLPPPQFYELSRFLNFSSLESLRQFAAERELKGLGLIHPVMYKCQNGTVHLLPGDEAYPADPDASSDKIETGLSVEDFRSQANGKLHRSEHWNQHQSQLLINFDRDDGQVHPVDPTKL comes from the exons ATGTATTACCTAAACATGTCCAAGGTCTTGCCCAAAATCCGATCATCCTCCAGCCTGATCCTGCTGGCCAAGGACCAATCAGCGAAAACCAAATCATTTGATTACAAT GCTCTGCTCCTTACGCGAACCCAAAAGTCCAGTTTCATGCCGGAGTCCTCGGTGTTTCCGGGCGGCGTTTGCGATGTTACAGACAGTTCACCCGCCTGGTTGGATCACTTTCGGCGGAACGAAATCAGTGCCAACAAACTGCAAAATATCAGCAACGTGAAGGGTCCACGTCCAGAGATATTCCAGTACAAAGAAGATAAAGAAACGATAGATCC ATCCCTAGCTCTTCGATTAACTGCCTTACGAGAGACCTTTGAGGAATTGGGCATCCTGCTGTGTAGGGACAGCAAGTCATTGACCTCCACCAGCGGCTATGGAAAGTTTTACGATCAGTTTGATCGTGTCCACTGGCAGCACATCGTCCACAATGATGCCAGTCAGTTCCTGGAGCTCTGTAAGCAGCTGGAGGTGCTCCCAGACGTTTGGTCACTCCACGATTGGTCCGTTTGGCGCACACCATCTACTTTTAAGAAGCGATTCGAGACGGCCTTCTTTGTGACCGCTCTAGAACAAGAGCCCAGCGTTCTCATCGAACCCAACGAGGTCAAGGATTGTGCG TGGCGCTCACCATTAGACTTCCTTCAAGCGTGCCTGAGAAAGGAACTTTGGTTGCCGCCTCCACAATTCTATGAGCTATCTCGCTTCCTTAATTTCTCCTCATTGGAGAGTCTGCGTCAATTCGCTGCAGAGCGTGAACTGAAAGGCCTTGGCCTGATCCATCCCGTGATGTACAAGTGCCAGAATGGAACTGTACACCTTTTGCCAGGAGACGAGGCATATCCCGCCGATCCGGATGCTAGTAGCGACAAAATCGAGACTGGTTTGTCAGTCGAGGATTTTCGATCGCAGGCCAATGGCAAACTACATCGTTCGGAGCACTGGAACCAGCATCAGTCACAGCTTCTAATTAACTTTGACCGGGATGATGGTCAAGTGCATCCCGTGGACCCCACCAAGCTATAA